The proteins below come from a single Methanocella sp. genomic window:
- the pscS gene encoding O-phospho-L-seryl-tRNA:Cys-tRNA synthase — protein sequence MSNLRVQRTFDALFSLEDVREVFRQSLPTGLTPEQEQHVKESLAKVKEYLAEIEAPDIKTACPPKTRIGNLDIRTREEEYINIHPIQAAGRLTPEARKAIIAYGDGYSTCDYCRKPFRLDKITKPGIDDFHGELAKWLNADQARVTPGARRAFQAVASALVEKGDSVIVSAFAHYTEFLAVEQAGGVVKEVPKNEKNVITADATARKIEDVKKETGKLPVLIMIDHFDYMLANEHDVYGIAKVAKQYGIPFLYNGAYTVGIAPVDAKKIGADFVVGSGHKSMASVAPSGVLGVSNEYAPKVLRTTAMVGDVTKRKFGIKEVENLGCTLMGGTLLSMMASFPTIKERVKDWDEEVQKSNYFLEQFQRVKGSAVLSEWPRKHTLSKVDTTGSYDVIAKTHKRRGFYFSEELTDRGIIGEFAGATRTWKLNTYGLSWEKIKYLSEAFLDIARKYDLPVDSNAASSYAPGEKKKA from the coding sequence ATGAGCAACTTACGAGTTCAAAGGACGTTCGACGCGCTGTTCTCCCTGGAGGACGTGAGGGAAGTATTCAGGCAGTCGCTGCCCACCGGGCTGACTCCGGAGCAGGAACAACACGTAAAGGAATCGCTGGCGAAGGTCAAGGAGTACCTCGCCGAGATCGAGGCCCCGGATATCAAAACCGCGTGCCCGCCGAAGACCCGGATCGGGAACCTGGACATAAGAACCAGGGAAGAGGAATATATCAACATCCATCCCATCCAGGCCGCCGGCAGGTTGACGCCCGAGGCGAGGAAAGCGATCATCGCATACGGCGACGGCTACTCTACCTGCGACTACTGCCGCAAGCCCTTCAGGCTGGACAAAATAACGAAGCCGGGCATCGACGACTTCCACGGCGAGCTCGCAAAGTGGCTCAACGCCGACCAGGCCAGGGTCACACCGGGCGCCCGAAGGGCGTTCCAGGCCGTCGCGTCGGCGCTGGTGGAAAAAGGCGACTCTGTCATCGTATCGGCTTTCGCCCACTACACCGAGTTCCTCGCCGTCGAGCAGGCCGGGGGTGTCGTCAAGGAAGTGCCCAAGAACGAGAAGAACGTCATCACCGCAGACGCAACCGCCCGGAAGATCGAGGACGTAAAGAAGGAGACCGGCAAGCTGCCAGTGCTCATAATGATCGACCACTTCGACTACATGCTCGCCAACGAGCACGATGTCTATGGCATCGCGAAGGTCGCGAAGCAGTACGGCATCCCGTTCCTGTACAACGGCGCATACACCGTGGGAATAGCCCCGGTGGACGCTAAAAAGATCGGGGCGGACTTTGTCGTGGGCTCCGGCCACAAGAGTATGGCATCGGTCGCCCCGTCGGGCGTTCTGGGCGTATCGAACGAGTATGCTCCCAAAGTACTCCGCACGACCGCGATGGTGGGCGACGTGACCAAGAGGAAGTTCGGCATCAAGGAAGTCGAGAACTTAGGCTGCACCCTTATGGGCGGCACGCTGCTGTCCATGATGGCGTCGTTCCCGACGATCAAGGAGAGAGTAAAGGACTGGGACGAGGAAGTCCAGAAGTCCAATTACTTCCTGGAGCAGTTCCAGCGGGTCAAGGGAAGCGCGGTGCTTTCCGAGTGGCCCAGGAAACACACGCTCAGCAAGGTCGATACCACGGGCAGCTACGACGTCATCGCAAAGACGCACAAGCGCCGCGGCTTCTACTTCAGCGAGGAGCTGACGGACCGGGGTATCATCGGCGAGTTCGCCGGCGCGACCCGGACCTGGAAGCTGAACACCTACGGCCTATCCTGGGAGAAGATCAAGTACCTGAGCGAGGCCTTCCTGGACATCGCCAGGAAGTATGACCTGCCGGTGGACTCGAACGCGGCCTCGAGCTATGCACCGGGCGAGAAAAAGAAAGCATGA
- a CDS encoding transcriptional regulator has product MKAPCELIVWYVIPTIRAELAKEMTRLGMSQKEVSEKLGITQSAVSQYMKDKRGKGIPVNKQVRKAIKNLAKEIADGNTGKDVIPGICAVCAIVKQSGSLCDLHRQDESDLDDCTVCMNSCGV; this is encoded by the coding sequence ATGAAGGCTCCATGTGAATTGATCGTGTGGTACGTTATACCGACCATTCGCGCTGAATTAGCAAAAGAGATGACCAGGCTGGGCATGTCCCAGAAGGAAGTCTCCGAGAAGCTGGGCATCACCCAGTCCGCCGTTTCCCAGTACATGAAGGACAAGCGGGGCAAGGGTATCCCGGTGAACAAGCAGGTCCGGAAGGCGATAAAGAACCTGGCGAAGGAGATCGCAGACGGGAACACCGGGAAGGACGTCATACCGGGCATTTGTGCCGTCTGCGCCATTGTCAAGCAGAGTGGCTCGCTATGCGATCTGCACCGTCAGGACGAGTCCGACCTCGACGACTGCACTGTCTGCATGAATAGCTGCGGCGTGTAA
- a CDS encoding O-acetylhomoserine aminocarboxypropyltransferase/cysteine synthase family protein translates to MTQNKPGLETIALHVGQEEPDSATTARAVPIYATASYVFPTPERAANLFGLKEFGNIYSRIMNPTNDVFEKRVAAIEGGVGALAVSSGQSATTLALLNITSVGDEIVAGDNLYGGTYQLLHYTFERLGRYTKFVNADKPEEFKKAITPKTKAIYIETIGNPHLNVPDFEAIAKIAHDAGIPVVVDNTVGVGFFRPFEHGADIIVLSATKYIGGHGTTIGGVIVDSGNFKWDNGKFPEITDKDPSYHGLSYWDAFGNIGGANLAYILRARVLLLRDLGPALSPWASFLFLQGIEDLPLRQKKHSENALAVAQYLEKHPKVKFVFYPGLPSFYNHKVSGKYLKDGIYGGLVAFEVKGGVEAGKKIIESVKLFSHLANIGDAKSLIIHPASTTHQQLSEQEQLDTGVTPGLIRLSIGIEDVKDIIADLDQALAKV, encoded by the coding sequence ATGACACAGAATAAACCAGGATTAGAAACTATTGCATTACACGTAGGACAAGAAGAGCCGGACTCGGCGACTACCGCCAGGGCGGTCCCGATCTATGCGACCGCTTCGTATGTATTCCCGACCCCTGAGAGGGCAGCGAACCTGTTCGGTCTCAAGGAATTCGGCAACATCTACTCGCGCATCATGAACCCCACCAACGACGTCTTCGAGAAAAGAGTCGCTGCGATCGAGGGCGGCGTCGGGGCCTTAGCCGTGAGTTCGGGCCAGTCGGCAACGACCCTCGCGCTGCTCAACATCACCAGCGTGGGCGACGAGATCGTCGCGGGCGATAACCTTTACGGCGGCACATACCAGCTTCTCCACTACACGTTCGAGAGGCTCGGCCGCTACACCAAGTTCGTCAACGCGGACAAGCCCGAGGAGTTCAAGAAGGCCATTACCCCGAAGACGAAGGCCATCTACATCGAGACCATCGGCAACCCGCACCTGAACGTCCCGGACTTCGAGGCCATCGCGAAGATCGCCCACGATGCCGGCATACCGGTCGTCGTAGACAACACCGTCGGCGTAGGGTTCTTCAGGCCGTTCGAGCACGGCGCGGACATCATCGTCCTGTCGGCTACGAAGTATATCGGCGGCCACGGCACCACCATCGGCGGCGTCATCGTGGACTCGGGCAACTTCAAGTGGGACAACGGCAAGTTCCCCGAGATCACCGATAAGGACCCGAGCTACCACGGCTTAAGCTACTGGGATGCATTCGGCAACATCGGCGGCGCCAACCTGGCGTACATCCTGAGGGCGAGAGTACTGCTGCTCCGTGACCTCGGACCGGCGCTAAGCCCGTGGGCCTCGTTCCTGTTCCTCCAGGGCATCGAGGACCTCCCGTTAAGGCAGAAGAAGCACTCGGAAAACGCTCTGGCGGTCGCGCAGTACCTGGAGAAGCACCCCAAGGTCAAGTTCGTCTTCTACCCGGGCTTGCCCAGCTTCTACAACCATAAGGTCTCGGGCAAGTACCTCAAGGATGGTATCTACGGCGGTCTCGTAGCATTCGAGGTCAAGGGCGGAGTCGAGGCCGGCAAGAAGATCATCGAGAGTGTCAAGCTGTTTTCGCACCTGGCGAACATCGGCGACGCCAAGTCCCTGATCATCCACCCGGCATCTACGACCCACCAGCAACTCTCCGAACAGGAGCAGCTGGACACCGGCGTCACCCCTGGCCTGATCAGGCTGTCCATCGGCATTGAGGATGTCAAGGACATTATCGCCGACCTCGACCAGGCGCTGGCGAAGGTATAA